In Nostoc sp. UHCC 0926, a single genomic region encodes these proteins:
- a CDS encoding DUF1772 domain-containing protein: MTILTISCTLALVVAGLMVGNEIAVGAFVHPQLWKLDDITHAKVSQPLARVFGAFMPLWYAATLITSSFVAYEVRTLSNATSFWFAATAAIIWLFSIVYTIVALVPINNEVAKWNLQNLPENWKERRSHWDQLHVLRIGGLLIAFICLAIACVGR; the protein is encoded by the coding sequence ATGACGATATTAACTATCTCTTGTACACTCGCTCTTGTAGTCGCTGGACTGATGGTAGGGAACGAAATTGCGGTTGGGGCTTTTGTTCACCCACAGTTATGGAAACTTGATGACATTACTCATGCTAAGGTGTCCCAACCATTGGCGCGTGTATTCGGCGCGTTCATGCCCTTGTGGTACGCCGCTACTTTAATTACGTCATCCTTTGTTGCTTACGAAGTACGCACTCTTTCTAATGCGACATCGTTCTGGTTTGCCGCCACAGCCGCAATAATCTGGCTTTTTAGTATTGTCTATACGATTGTTGCCCTCGTGCCAATCAACAACGAGGTTGCCAAATGGAACCTGCAGAACTTACCCGAAAACTGGAAAGAACGCCGTAGCCACTGGGATCAACTTCACGTGCTTCGGATAGGTGGATTGCTTATTGCATTCATTTGTCTTGCAATTGCGTGTGTTGGAAGGTAA
- a CDS encoding WGxxGxxG family protein, with the protein MKRFNVSKILGSSVLALSLATLLTVLPTSAQTTTTPDGTVTDTTTGRTATDGNHRDGDWGLLGLLGLFGLFGRKSRRGDDIVGNGDSNVVGSSGSRSNF; encoded by the coding sequence GTGAAACGCTTTAATGTCTCTAAAATTCTGGGAAGTAGTGTTCTAGCTTTAAGTTTGGCTACGTTGCTTACAGTTCTACCTACTTCTGCTCAGACAACAACCACTCCTGATGGTACTGTTACAGATACTACTACAGGTCGCACTGCTACTGACGGAAATCATCGGGATGGTGATTGGGGTTTACTGGGCTTGCTCGGTTTATTTGGTTTATTTGGTCGCAAGAGCCGCAGAGGCGATGATATTGTAGGTAATGGTGACTCTAATGTGGTAGGCTCCTCTGGCTCCCGTTCTAACTTTTAA
- a CDS encoding serine/threonine-protein kinase, producing the protein MICCLNPDCPNPLNPNGKKFCQSCSTPLVSLLRNRFRVIRVLSDEGGFGRTYLSEDVDKLNERCVIKQLAPKFQGTWSQKKAMELFAEEAQRLQDLGEHPQIPTLLAYFEQDGCLYLVQQFINGENLLKELQQRKAYKAREIQSILLDLLPILKFIHDRKVIHRDIKPENIIRHKSDGRLSLIDFGSSKQFTARVQQKSGTSIGSHGYSPLEQIRDGKAFPASDLFGLGATCFHLLTGNSPFQLWMESGYAWVSNWRQYLRSPLNPELDFVIDKLLKKDIQQRYQSADEVLRDLTPKQLLALPPAGKSSGKIPPTRAPYLPKSYPLLRILILVSAFMLLFGFQESWYKHFRRIQTGLVSRLQHNSPGKDEALLSQPPKITLAKVSLVNTLQGHGNSVLSVAISPDGKTIASSGGDRTIKLWNLATGKAISLLNGHSQQVNVVVISPDGKTLVSGSDDNTIKIWNLTTRKQIRTLQGHSDSVHALAISADSETLVTGSDDNTIKIWDLATGEQIRTLVGHTFWVRSVAISPDGVILASGSFDKTIKIWNLTKGYPIRTLEGNSQTVTTVAISPDGRTLASASRDRTIKLWNLPTGKEIRTLAGHGNTVTSVAFSADGKILASASRDRTIKLWNPATGEEILTLAGHTNTVTSVAFSPDGKTLVSGSEDNTIKIWRLSQ; encoded by the coding sequence ATGATCTGCTGCTTAAATCCCGATTGCCCAAATCCCCTGAATCCCAATGGAAAGAAGTTTTGCCAAAGTTGTAGCACCCCATTGGTGTCACTTTTAAGAAATCGCTTCCGTGTCATCCGAGTCCTTTCAGATGAGGGGGGATTTGGCAGAACCTATCTATCAGAAGACGTAGATAAACTCAATGAACGCTGTGTTATCAAGCAATTAGCTCCAAAATTCCAAGGAACTTGGTCGCAAAAAAAGGCGATGGAGTTGTTTGCAGAAGAAGCGCAGCGACTACAAGACCTTGGGGAACATCCCCAAATTCCGACTTTGCTAGCTTACTTTGAGCAAGATGGCTGCCTATATTTAGTGCAGCAGTTTATCAATGGGGAGAATTTGTTAAAGGAGTTGCAACAGCGCAAGGCGTATAAAGCTAGGGAAATTCAATCTATTTTGCTAGATTTACTGCCCATCCTCAAATTTATCCACGATCGCAAAGTCATTCATCGGGATATCAAGCCAGAAAATATTATCCGCCATAAAAGTGATGGGCGATTAAGTCTGATTGATTTTGGTTCGTCAAAGCAATTCACGGCGAGAGTTCAGCAGAAATCTGGTACATCCATTGGTTCGCATGGTTATTCTCCCCTAGAACAGATTAGAGATGGTAAAGCTTTCCCCGCCAGTGACTTATTCGGTTTAGGGGCTACCTGCTTTCATCTGCTAACGGGAAATTCCCCCTTTCAGTTGTGGATGGAATCTGGGTACGCTTGGGTGAGTAATTGGCGGCAATATTTGCGGAGTCCATTAAATCCAGAGTTGGATTTTGTGATCGACAAGCTTTTGAAAAAAGACATCCAGCAACGTTACCAGTCAGCCGATGAAGTCCTCAGAGACTTGACTCCAAAACAACTCCTCGCACTACCACCAGCCGGGAAATCTTCTGGAAAAATACCACCAACTAGAGCACCATATTTACCAAAAAGTTATCCCTTACTGAGAATTTTAATTTTGGTAAGTGCTTTCATGCTGTTGTTCGGATTTCAAGAATCCTGGTATAAACATTTTCGCCGGATTCAGACTGGTTTAGTCTCTAGGCTTCAGCACAATAGCCCTGGCAAAGATGAAGCGCTTTTAAGTCAACCGCCAAAGATTACCTTGGCAAAGGTTTCCTTAGTTAACACCCTCCAAGGACATGGAAACTCGGTTTTATCTGTCGCCATCAGCCCCGATGGCAAAACCATTGCCAGCAGTGGCGGCGATCGCACCATCAAACTTTGGAATCTAGCAACCGGAAAAGCAATCTCTTTACTCAACGGGCATTCTCAGCAGGTAAATGTCGTAGTCATCAGCCCAGATGGCAAAACTCTGGTTAGTGGTAGTGATGATAACACGATCAAAATCTGGAATTTGACAACGCGAAAGCAAATTCGCACTTTGCAGGGGCATTCTGACTCAGTTCATGCCCTAGCCATCAGTGCTGATAGCGAGACTCTAGTTACTGGTAGTGATGACAACACCATTAAAATATGGGATTTGGCAACAGGAGAGCAAATTCGGACACTCGTAGGGCATACATTTTGGGTGCGGTCAGTAGCCATCAGCCCCGATGGTGTGATTCTTGCCAGTGGTAGTTTTGACAAAACTATCAAAATCTGGAATCTCACAAAGGGATACCCAATCCGCACACTAGAAGGAAATTCTCAAACAGTAACAACCGTAGCAATTAGCCCAGATGGGAGAACTTTAGCCAGTGCTAGCCGCGATCGCACCATCAAACTTTGGAATCTACCTACGGGAAAAGAAATTCGCACACTGGCGGGACATGGCAACACTGTCACATCCGTAGCCTTCAGTGCCGATGGTAAAATTCTTGCTAGTGCTAGCCGCGATCGCACTATCAAACTCTGGAATCCAGCCACAGGAGAGGAAATTCTCACATTGGCAGGGCACACTAACACTGTGACATCCGTCGCCTTCAGTCCTGATGGCAAGACCCTTGTCAGTGGTAGTGAGGACAATACTATTAAGATTTGGCGGTTGTCTCAGTGA
- a CDS encoding serine/threonine-protein kinase: MNRFSQKITNSQESISQQTQLGQMCGSKKLFRDRYEILQILGRGGFGITFLAKNTILPGKPLCVIKQLCPKVTNPQSWQRACMRFEKEARTLGQLGSHSQIPMLLDYFQANGEFFLIQEYVPGLTLAREVRQTGPKGETSVKHFLQELLPVLQYLHQHRVIHRDIKPQNLLRCEHDGRVVLIDFGAVKEQLVDVCEKSINQAVNTNFIGTRGFAPPEQFSLHPVYASDIYALGVTCIYMLTAKSPLEFEYDANSGEICWQKEVNISNSFAHILGKMVKVTLNDRFKTADEVMKALSNKSYLPTLANCLTTQKSNNRSITQYENSPENPDVYIPPAARTASAIRKWRAKLK; this comes from the coding sequence ATGAATCGCTTTTCTCAGAAAATAACGAATTCTCAAGAGAGCATTTCACAGCAAACTCAACTTGGTCAGATGTGTGGTTCCAAGAAGCTATTTCGCGATCGCTATGAAATATTGCAAATTTTGGGTAGAGGTGGTTTTGGCATTACCTTTTTAGCTAAAAATACCATATTACCTGGGAAGCCTCTGTGTGTTATTAAACAGCTTTGTCCGAAAGTGACTAATCCGCAAAGTTGGCAAAGGGCATGTATGCGCTTTGAAAAAGAGGCAAGAACTTTGGGTCAACTCGGTAGTCATTCGCAAATTCCCATGTTATTAGACTACTTTCAGGCGAATGGAGAGTTTTTTTTAATTCAAGAATACGTACCGGGTTTGACTTTGGCACGAGAAGTGCGGCAAACTGGGCCCAAAGGTGAAACCTCAGTTAAACATTTTTTACAAGAATTATTACCAGTATTGCAGTATCTTCATCAACATCGTGTAATTCATCGGGATATTAAGCCCCAAAATTTATTGCGGTGTGAGCATGATGGGCGGGTAGTGCTGATTGATTTTGGTGCGGTGAAAGAGCAATTAGTTGACGTTTGTGAAAAGTCAATCAATCAAGCTGTAAACACCAATTTTATTGGGACTAGAGGATTTGCACCACCAGAACAGTTTTCTCTACATCCAGTTTATGCCAGTGATATTTATGCACTGGGTGTAACTTGTATTTATATGTTGACTGCTAAAAGTCCTTTAGAGTTTGAGTACGACGCGAATTCTGGTGAGATATGCTGGCAAAAAGAGGTAAATATTAGCAACAGTTTCGCTCATATTTTAGGAAAAATGGTGAAAGTTACGTTAAATGATCGGTTTAAGACTGCCGATGAAGTGATGAAAGCTTTAAGTAATAAAAGCTATTTGCCTACTTTGGCTAACTGTCTAACTACCCAAAAATCAAATAATAGAAGTATTACACAATACGAAAATTCTCCCGAAAATCCTGATGTATACATACCACCTGCTGCCAGAACTGCTAGTGCTATTCGGAAATGGAGAGCAAAGCTCAAGTAA
- a CDS encoding glycoside hydrolase, with translation MSHPLYIAFIWHQHQPLYKSPGSGVSLSSSQQYRLPWVRLHGTKDYLDLVLLLERYPKLHQTVNLVPSLILQLEDYIAGTAFDPYLTASLTPDEQLKQQQREFIIQHFFDANHHTLIDPHPRYAELYQQRQEKGQAWCLANWELPDYGDLLAWHNLAWIDPLFWDDPEIAAWLKQGRNFTLSDRQRIYSKQREILSRIIPQHRKMQEAGQLEVTTTPYTHPILPLLTDTNSGRVAVPNMILPEQRFQWAEDIPRHLRKAWNIYKDRFGQIPRGLWPSEQSVSPQILPDIINQGFKWICSDEAVLGWTLKQLFHRDGAGNVQQPELLYQPYRLQTAEGDLSIVFRDHRLSDLIGFTYSAMPAKQAAADLVGHLQAIAKMQRDSQSEQPWLVTIALDGENCWEFYPQDGKPFLEALYQSLSDESHLKLVTVSEFLEEFPATATIPGGQLHSGSWVDGSFTTWIGDPAKNRAWDYLTEARNLLASHPEATEENNPEAWEALYAAEGSDWFWWFGTGHSSNQDAIFDQLFREHLFGIYKALNEPVPSYLKQPVEIHEAQGNHTPQGFIHPVIDGKGDEQDWDKAGRIEIGGARGTMHNSSVIQRLWYGVDHLNFYLRLDFKSGAAPGQDLPAELNLLWFYPEKTMVNSPVPLADLPDAAPLNYLFHHLLEINLLTQSIQFREAGDNSQWHPRFSRAQVAINSCLELAVPWADLQVPPDYPLRLILVLADEGHFSNYLPENALIPIEVP, from the coding sequence ATGTCCCATCCTCTTTACATCGCTTTTATCTGGCATCAACATCAGCCGCTGTACAAATCTCCTGGCAGCGGCGTTTCGCTATCTTCGAGTCAGCAGTACCGTCTACCTTGGGTACGTTTGCATGGGACTAAAGATTATTTGGATTTGGTATTGCTCTTAGAGCGGTATCCTAAGTTACACCAAACGGTGAATTTAGTTCCATCGCTGATATTGCAACTTGAAGATTATATTGCTGGTACTGCTTTTGACCCTTACCTTACAGCCAGCTTGACACCAGATGAACAACTCAAACAGCAACAGCGGGAATTCATTATCCAACACTTTTTCGATGCCAATCACCACACCCTGATTGACCCCCATCCCCGCTATGCCGAGTTGTACCAGCAAAGGCAGGAGAAGGGGCAAGCTTGGTGTTTGGCAAATTGGGAATTGCCAGATTATGGTGATTTGCTAGCTTGGCACAATTTGGCTTGGATCGATCCGCTCTTTTGGGATGACCCGGAAATTGCTGCTTGGTTAAAACAGGGACGGAATTTTACTTTAAGCGATCGCCAGCGCATTTATTCCAAACAGCGAGAAATCCTCAGCCGCATTATCCCCCAACATCGGAAAATGCAGGAGGCGGGGCAGCTAGAAGTTACCACCACGCCTTACACTCATCCGATTTTGCCCTTGCTAACTGATACCAACTCTGGTCGGGTAGCTGTGCCCAATATGATACTACCTGAGCAGCGATTTCAGTGGGCAGAAGATATTCCCCGCCACTTGCGGAAAGCTTGGAACATTTATAAAGACCGCTTTGGACAGATACCTCGTGGGTTGTGGCCTTCGGAACAGTCAGTAAGTCCACAGATACTTCCAGACATTATTAACCAAGGGTTTAAGTGGATATGCTCAGATGAAGCCGTCTTAGGGTGGACGCTGAAACAGTTATTTCATCGGGATGGGGCGGGGAATGTGCAGCAACCAGAACTGTTGTACCAACCGTATCGCCTGCAAACCGCAGAGGGCGACTTGTCAATTGTGTTTCGTGACCACAGATTATCAGATTTGATTGGCTTTACCTATAGTGCGATGCCAGCAAAACAGGCAGCAGCAGACTTAGTGGGACATTTGCAAGCGATCGCTAAAATGCAAAGAGACAGTCAAAGTGAACAACCTTGGCTAGTTACCATCGCTTTGGATGGGGAAAATTGCTGGGAATTTTATCCCCAAGACGGCAAACCCTTCCTAGAAGCTTTGTATCAAAGCTTGAGCGATGAATCCCACCTCAAACTCGTCACTGTCTCCGAATTTCTGGAAGAATTTCCAGCCACAGCCACTATTCCCGGAGGGCAACTACATAGTGGTTCTTGGGTAGATGGTAGTTTTACCACCTGGATAGGCGATCCTGCCAAAAATCGTGCTTGGGATTACTTGACAGAAGCCAGGAATTTGTTGGCAAGTCATCCCGAAGCGACGGAAGAAAACAACCCAGAAGCATGGGAAGCATTATATGCGGCAGAGGGTTCAGACTGGTTTTGGTGGTTTGGTACAGGACACTCCTCAAATCAAGATGCCATCTTTGACCAGTTATTTCGAGAACATCTGTTTGGCATTTACAAGGCATTAAATGAACCTGTACCGTCCTATCTCAAGCAACCAGTGGAAATCCACGAAGCACAGGGAAACCACACCCCACAAGGGTTTATTCATCCCGTCATCGATGGTAAGGGTGATGAACAAGATTGGGATAAAGCTGGACGCATAGAAATCGGTGGGGCACGGGGGACGATGCACAATAGCAGTGTCATCCAGCGACTTTGGTATGGGGTGGATCACCTCAATTTTTATTTGCGGCTGGACTTTAAAAGTGGCGCAGCACCAGGGCAGGATTTGCCAGCAGAGTTAAATTTGCTGTGGTTTTATCCAGAAAAAACAATGGTCAACAGCCCAGTTCCCTTGGCAGATTTACCAGATGCAGCCCCACTTAATTACCTTTTCCATCATCTTTTGGAAATTAACTTGCTGACACAATCGATTCAGTTTCGGGAAGCTGGAGACAATTCTCAATGGCATCCCCGTTTCAGTCGCGCTCAAGTAGCAATAAATAGTTGTTTAGAGTTGGCAGTGCCGTGGGCAGACTTGCAAGTTCCACCAGATTATCCGTTGCGCCTGATTTTGGTGCTTGCGGATGAAGGGCATTTTTCCAACTACTTACCAGAAAATGCTTTGATTCCCATTGAGGTGCCTTAG
- a CDS encoding NifU family protein, which yields MELTIDNVETVLDEMRPYLMSDGGNVELVELDGPVVKLRLQGACGSCPSSAMTLRMGIERRLKEMIPEIAEIEQVV from the coding sequence ATGGAACTCACAATTGACAACGTTGAAACAGTCTTAGATGAAATGCGCCCTTATCTGATGTCTGATGGCGGCAACGTGGAACTCGTAGAACTCGATGGGCCTGTTGTAAAACTGCGGTTGCAAGGTGCTTGTGGTTCTTGCCCCAGTTCTGCAATGACCCTGAGAATGGGTATTGAGCGCCGCCTCAAAGAAATGATTCCCGAAATTGCAGAAATTGAGCAAGTGGTGTAA
- a CDS encoding ATP-binding protein: protein MTITANSQLPNVFSQNLESITSKTDGSLPTLGAELVYTQDGAGRYLTFCWQQSELLGLNTEKVVDDLNQSQTFAPVDKVTYLERLHRILTSLMPERFQCWFSYHQKLFELDLVISPIMPSLGTTATTVLVMGRLVQATLNKKQVRVAPKTPTQIELALRSQQHQKLVNRITRNIRRTLDFDIIWQQTVDSLGKALRLERCIICRPYQPCSLKVKVMAEYHQPELTSVMLASEEIDIGSEPAFAQALTTLEPVVMEVPGYTKSGRQNTLVIATCYQDQANGLVALTWQDECYTLTESELDLAKEAADQLGTAIAHATLYKELEAARQKAEEASRLKSEFLANVSHEIRTPLNGMIGFLKLILEGMADDPEEQNQFLAEAHQLSIHLLNIINDILDIAKIEAGKMDLVYAPVKLDELFSDVESFMRPQAEMRNLSFRMQMPATSDEIIVLSNYQRLLQVMLNLLGNAIKFTHEGGVTVSADLVLKKAKPNFQGQEFPGMVRVRVADTGIGVSLDKQDKLFQLFSQVDGSRTRQYGGTGLGLAISQKLVEAMGGEVHFYSLGEGLGSTVTFTVPLYQQPVMVSSSDSDSTNSA from the coding sequence ATGACTATTACTGCCAATTCCCAATTGCCAAATGTATTTTCCCAAAATCTGGAATCTATCACCAGTAAGACTGATGGCTCATTACCAACTCTAGGAGCCGAGTTGGTGTATACGCAAGATGGGGCAGGGCGCTATCTGACCTTTTGTTGGCAGCAGAGCGAACTTCTGGGGTTAAATACTGAAAAAGTAGTTGACGATCTGAACCAGTCCCAAACCTTTGCCCCAGTGGATAAGGTTACTTATTTAGAACGATTGCACCGAATTTTGACAAGTTTGATGCCAGAAAGGTTTCAGTGTTGGTTTAGCTACCACCAGAAATTATTTGAATTGGACTTAGTGATTAGTCCGATTATGCCGAGTTTGGGAACGACTGCCACTACAGTTTTAGTGATGGGACGGTTAGTGCAAGCGACACTAAACAAAAAACAAGTGCGTGTGGCACCAAAAACGCCCACACAAATAGAGTTGGCTTTACGTTCACAGCAACACCAAAAATTGGTAAATCGCATTACCAGAAATATTCGCCGGACATTGGATTTCGATATTATTTGGCAGCAAACAGTTGACAGTTTGGGGAAAGCACTGCGGCTAGAGCGCTGCATTATTTGTCGTCCTTACCAGCCTTGTAGCTTAAAAGTGAAAGTGATGGCTGAGTATCATCAGCCAGAACTCACCTCAGTCATGCTAGCTTCAGAAGAAATAGATATAGGTTCTGAGCCTGCCTTTGCTCAGGCTTTGACAACCCTAGAACCAGTTGTGATGGAAGTGCCTGGATACACAAAGTCTGGGCGGCAGAACACTTTGGTGATTGCGACTTGCTATCAAGACCAAGCCAATGGATTGGTTGCCTTGACTTGGCAGGATGAATGCTACACACTAACAGAATCGGAATTAGATCTGGCAAAAGAAGCAGCAGATCAATTGGGAACTGCGATCGCACACGCTACTTTATATAAAGAATTAGAAGCAGCGCGTCAAAAAGCCGAAGAAGCTTCCCGCCTCAAAAGCGAGTTTCTGGCTAATGTATCCCATGAAATTCGTACCCCCCTCAACGGGATGATCGGCTTCTTGAAGCTGATTTTAGAAGGGATGGCAGATGACCCAGAAGAACAAAACCAATTTTTGGCAGAAGCTCACCAATTATCGATACATCTGCTGAATATCATCAACGATATTTTGGACATTGCCAAAATTGAAGCGGGCAAAATGGACCTAGTTTACGCTCCTGTCAAGCTAGATGAGCTATTCAGTGATGTAGAAAGTTTCATGCGTCCCCAAGCAGAAATGAGAAACCTCAGCTTCCGGATGCAAATGCCTGCTACCTCCGATGAAATCATTGTCCTAAGCAACTACCAACGATTGCTACAAGTTATGCTCAATTTACTAGGTAACGCCATCAAATTTACCCATGAAGGTGGTGTCACTGTCAGTGCCGATTTAGTACTCAAAAAAGCGAAGCCAAACTTTCAAGGTCAGGAATTTCCTGGCATGGTGAGAGTACGTGTGGCAGACACTGGCATCGGTGTTTCTTTGGACAAACAAGATAAACTGTTTCAATTATTCTCTCAGGTGGATGGCTCCCGCACTCGCCAGTACGGTGGTACAGGTTTAGGACTGGCAATATCCCAGAAGCTAGTGGAGGCAATGGGCGGCGAGGTACATTTTTATAGTCTGGGCGAAGGACTTGGTTCAACAGTGACATTTACAGTGCCACTATATCAACAGCCAGTCATGGTTTCATCTAGTGATAGCGACTCAACAAACAGTGCTTAG
- the lepA gene encoding translation elongation factor 4 — protein MTDVPAVRIRNFCIIAHIDHGKSTLADRLLQATGTVGDRQMKEQFLDNMDLERERGITIKLQAARMNYTAKDGQQYVLNLIDTPGHVDFSYEVSRSLVACEGALLVVDASQGVEAQTLANVYLALENNLEIIPVLNKIDLPGAEPERVIGEIEEIIGLDCSGAILASAKEGIGIDQILEAVVERIPPPPNTINERLRALIFDSYYDSYRGVIVYFRVMDGTVKKGDRIHLMASGKEFEIDELGVLSPTQKQVEELHAGEVGYLGAAIRAVADARVGDTITLSKAKAESPLPGYAEANPMVYCGMFPIDADQFEDLREALEKLELNDAALHYEPETSSAMGFGFRCGFLGLLHMEIVQERLEREYNLDLIITAPSVVYKVITLKGEEVYIDNPSRLPSPNDRQKIEEPYVQVEMITPETYVGSLMELSQNRRGIFKDMKYLTQGRTTLTYELPLAEVVTDFFDQMKSRSRGYASMEYHLIGYRENPLVKLDIMINGDPVDSLAMIVHRDKAYNVGRSMAEKLKELIPRHQFKVPIQASIGSKVIASEHIPALRKDVLAKCYGGDISRKKKLLQKQAKGKKRMKSVGTVDVPQEAFMAVLRLDQS, from the coding sequence ATGACTGACGTTCCCGCAGTTCGCATTCGCAATTTTTGTATTATTGCTCACATCGACCACGGGAAATCAACCCTTGCCGATCGCTTGCTGCAAGCTACTGGCACTGTTGGAGACCGACAGATGAAGGAACAGTTTCTCGACAATATGGATCTGGAACGGGAGCGCGGGATTACAATTAAGCTGCAAGCTGCCCGGATGAACTACACAGCTAAGGATGGTCAGCAGTATGTGCTGAACTTAATTGATACTCCGGGACATGTGGATTTCTCTTATGAAGTCTCCCGCTCTCTTGTGGCTTGTGAAGGAGCGCTATTGGTAGTAGATGCGTCCCAAGGTGTGGAAGCGCAAACTTTGGCGAATGTATATTTAGCGTTAGAGAATAACCTGGAAATTATCCCGGTTTTGAATAAAATTGATTTGCCAGGGGCTGAACCAGAACGCGTAATAGGCGAAATTGAAGAAATTATCGGTCTAGATTGCAGTGGTGCGATTCTGGCCTCTGCTAAAGAAGGAATTGGTATTGATCAGATTTTAGAAGCAGTTGTCGAGCGGATACCGCCACCACCGAATACGATAAATGAACGCTTACGGGCATTAATATTTGATAGCTATTACGACAGCTACCGGGGAGTAATTGTGTATTTCCGGGTGATGGATGGCACCGTGAAAAAAGGCGATCGCATCCATTTAATGGCATCCGGTAAAGAATTTGAAATTGATGAGTTAGGCGTCCTTTCTCCTACTCAAAAGCAAGTTGAAGAACTGCACGCTGGGGAAGTCGGCTATTTAGGAGCGGCAATTAGAGCTGTAGCTGATGCCCGGGTAGGAGACACAATTACCCTAAGTAAGGCGAAAGCGGAGTCACCCTTACCAGGTTACGCAGAAGCCAACCCGATGGTTTATTGTGGGATGTTCCCCATTGATGCTGATCAATTTGAAGACTTGCGGGAAGCCTTAGAAAAGCTCGAACTCAACGATGCGGCACTGCACTACGAACCAGAAACTTCTAGCGCGATGGGGTTTGGTTTCCGTTGCGGATTTTTGGGCTTGCTGCACATGGAAATTGTCCAGGAACGGCTAGAGCGAGAGTATAATCTCGATTTAATCATTACAGCCCCCTCGGTGGTTTATAAGGTGATCACCCTGAAAGGGGAGGAAGTGTACATCGATAATCCCAGCCGTTTACCTTCCCCCAACGATCGCCAAAAAATTGAAGAACCCTACGTCCAAGTAGAGATGATTACGCCGGAAACCTATGTCGGCAGCTTGATGGAGTTGTCACAAAATCGCCGTGGCATTTTCAAGGATATGAAATATCTCACCCAAGGACGAACCACCCTCACCTACGAACTCCCCTTGGCGGAAGTTGTGACTGACTTTTTTGACCAGATGAAGTCGCGATCGCGCGGTTATGCCAGCATGGAATATCACCTGATTGGCTACCGTGAAAATCCTCTGGTGAAGCTGGATATCATGATTAACGGCGATCCGGTAGATTCCTTGGCGATGATTGTACACCGGGATAAAGCTTACAACGTCGGGCGGTCAATGGCAGAAAAACTCAAGGAACTAATTCCCCGCCATCAATTTAAAGTGCCAATTCAGGCATCTATTGGTAGTAAAGTTATCGCCAGTGAACACATCCCCGCCTTGCGGAAAGACGTTCTAGCTAAGTGCTACGGTGGTGACATCAGCCGGAAGAAAAAACTATTACAGAAGCAAGCAAAAGGTAAAAAGCGAATGAAATCTGTAGGTACAGTGGACGTACCCCAGGAAGCCTTTATGGCAGTACTGCGCTTGGATCAAAGCTAA